From one Nocardioides sp. Kera G14 genomic stretch:
- the deoC gene encoding deoxyribose-phosphate aldolase, whose protein sequence is MPLSASDVARYIDHTLLKPEATRADVEALIAEAAELGTYSVCISPNMLPVSVPEGLKVAVVCGFPSGKHASFVKAAEAALAAEQGADEIDMVIDIGAAKEKRYDDVQADIAAVRTAAPVPVVLKVIIESAALEDDEIVGVCRAAEAAGADFVKTSTGFHPTGGATVHAVTLMHETVPGLQVKASGGIRTMADALAMIEAGATRLGVSSSRAILAGDAATGSY, encoded by the coding sequence GTGCCTCTCTCCGCATCCGACGTCGCTCGCTACATCGACCACACGCTGCTCAAGCCGGAGGCCACCCGCGCCGATGTGGAGGCGCTGATCGCCGAGGCCGCCGAGCTCGGCACCTACAGCGTCTGCATCTCCCCCAACATGCTGCCGGTCTCGGTCCCCGAAGGCCTCAAGGTCGCCGTCGTGTGCGGCTTCCCGAGCGGCAAGCACGCCTCCTTCGTCAAGGCCGCCGAGGCTGCGCTCGCCGCCGAGCAGGGCGCCGACGAGATCGACATGGTGATCGACATCGGCGCCGCCAAGGAGAAGCGGTACGACGACGTCCAGGCCGACATCGCCGCCGTCCGCACCGCCGCGCCGGTGCCGGTCGTCCTCAAGGTGATCATCGAGTCCGCCGCGCTCGAGGACGACGAGATCGTCGGTGTCTGCAGGGCCGCGGAGGCTGCGGGCGCGGACTTCGTGAAGACCTCGACCGGTTTCCACCCCACCGGTGGCGCGACCGTGCACGCGGTGACGCTGATGCACGAGACCGTGCCCGGCCTGCAGGTGAAGGCGTCGGGCGGGATCCGCACGATGGCGGACGCCCTCGCGATGATCGAGGCGGGCGCAACGCGGCTGGGCGTCTCAAGCTCGCGCGCGATCCTCGCCGGCGACGCGGCCACGGGCAGCTACTGA